Proteins encoded in a region of the Saccharothrix ecbatanensis genome:
- a CDS encoding glycoside hydrolase family 36 protein: MTVSWSTGAIRLLLDVSDDRPVRLLSLRPSGPSSGLSAGIGVPLVEVQALGHGRFPGSHRYADTMIGARLRYRTHVASADELRVVQHDPVSGLVVSSVFQGVAGVPAVRTWTEVDVEGPGSVCLQAVTSLSTGAFLVDADRSVDEVDLVHGDSDWVAESRWHRTPLREAGLVAMDPTVHHHASRSRFALTSRSSWSTGEHLPCGVLVARDDSWAMAWQIEHNGAWHWEVGETVAGAYVAVLGPTDAEHQWSRVVSSGAGFTTVPVSVAVVAGGVDDAFGALTRQRRATLRNRRAPWLPVIFNDYMNTLMGDPTTEKLLPLIDAAASVGADYFCVDAGWYDEDGKWWDSVGEWRPSTTRFPGGFGEVADRIRARGMVPGIWLEPEVVGVRSALARSLPEEAFFQRQGARVGEHGRFHLDLRHPAAVRHVDEVVDRLVGEFGVGYIKLDYNIMPGAGTDVGGVAPGEGLLGHNRAHLAWLDGVLARHPDLLLENCASGAMRMDYAMLSRLHIQSTSDQQNPLLYPPIAAAAPASVLPEQAGNWAYAQPGMSPDEAAFTLATGVLGRLYLAGRVDLMDSAQRALVHEAVSVHKGLRSEIATSIPFWPLGLTNRTGPWVAQGLRAQSTYITVWRLPGASADVTLPVPHLQGQPMAISPQFPLTSPSWTFTWDTGQGSLHAAHNGNAPAAVVVRLTPTPA; the protein is encoded by the coding sequence ATGACGGTCAGCTGGTCCACGGGCGCGATTCGGCTGCTGTTGGACGTGTCGGACGACCGGCCGGTGCGACTGCTCTCGTTGCGGCCTTCCGGGCCTTCTTCGGGGCTTTCTGCCGGGATCGGGGTGCCGCTGGTCGAGGTGCAGGCGCTCGGCCACGGGAGGTTCCCCGGTAGCCACCGTTACGCGGACACCATGATCGGCGCGCGGCTGCGGTATCGCACGCATGTGGCGTCCGCCGACGAGCTGCGGGTCGTGCAGCACGACCCGGTGAGCGGGCTCGTGGTGTCGTCCGTGTTCCAGGGTGTCGCCGGGGTGCCCGCGGTGCGGACGTGGACCGAGGTCGACGTCGAGGGCCCTGGTTCGGTGTGCCTCCAGGCGGTGACATCGTTGTCCACCGGGGCGTTCCTGGTGGACGCGGACCGTTCGGTGGACGAGGTGGACCTCGTGCACGGTGACTCGGACTGGGTCGCCGAGTCGCGCTGGCACCGCACGCCGTTGCGCGAGGCGGGTCTGGTGGCCATGGACCCGACGGTGCACCACCACGCGTCGCGGAGCCGGTTCGCGTTGACGTCCCGGAGCTCGTGGTCTACCGGTGAGCACCTGCCTTGCGGTGTTCTGGTGGCGCGGGACGACAGCTGGGCCATGGCTTGGCAGATCGAGCACAACGGCGCGTGGCACTGGGAGGTCGGGGAGACGGTCGCGGGTGCGTACGTGGCGGTCCTGGGGCCTACGGATGCCGAGCACCAGTGGTCGCGCGTGGTGTCCTCCGGTGCGGGGTTCACGACCGTGCCGGTATCCGTGGCCGTCGTCGCCGGAGGGGTCGACGACGCTTTCGGTGCGTTGACGCGGCAGCGGCGGGCGACGTTGCGGAACCGGCGTGCGCCCTGGTTGCCGGTGATCTTCAACGACTACATGAACACCCTGATGGGTGACCCGACCACCGAGAAGCTGCTGCCGTTGATCGACGCGGCGGCTTCGGTCGGCGCGGACTACTTCTGCGTGGACGCGGGGTGGTACGACGAGGACGGCAAGTGGTGGGACAGCGTCGGCGAGTGGCGACCGTCCACTACGCGGTTCCCCGGCGGGTTCGGCGAGGTCGCGGATCGGATCCGGGCACGGGGGATGGTGCCGGGGATCTGGCTGGAGCCGGAGGTCGTCGGCGTGCGGTCGGCGTTGGCGCGGTCGTTGCCGGAGGAGGCGTTCTTCCAGCGCCAGGGTGCGCGGGTGGGTGAGCACGGGCGGTTCCACCTGGACCTGCGGCACCCGGCGGCGGTCCGGCACGTGGACGAGGTGGTGGACCGGCTGGTCGGCGAGTTCGGCGTCGGGTACATCAAGCTGGACTACAACATCATGCCCGGTGCGGGGACCGATGTCGGTGGCGTCGCGCCCGGTGAGGGCCTGCTCGGCCACAACCGCGCGCACTTGGCGTGGCTGGACGGGGTGTTGGCCCGGCACCCGGACCTGCTGTTGGAGAACTGCGCGTCGGGTGCGATGCGGATGGACTACGCGATGCTGTCGCGCCTCCACATCCAGTCCACTTCGGACCAGCAGAACCCGTTGCTGTACCCGCCGATCGCCGCCGCCGCGCCCGCTTCCGTGCTGCCTGAGCAGGCCGGTAACTGGGCTTATGCGCAGCCCGGCATGTCACCGGACGAGGCTGCTTTCACCTTGGCGACGGGTGTTCTGGGACGCCTCTACCTGGCCGGACGGGTCGACCTGATGGACTCCGCGCAACGCGCACTCGTGCACGAAGCGGTGTCCGTCCACAAGGGACTACGGTCGGAGATCGCCACCTCGATCCCGTTTTGGCCGCTGGGCCTGACCAACCGCACCGGCCCGTGGGTGGCCCAAGGGCTCCGTGCCCAGTCCACCTACATCACGGTCTGGCGCCTCCCAGGCGCCTCCGCCGACGTAACCCTCCCCGTGCCGCACCTCCAGGGCCAGCCCATGGCGATATCCCCGCAGTTCCCGCTGACGTCCCCCTCGTGGACCTTCACCTGGGACACAGGCCAGGGATCACTACATGCCGCCCACAACGGCAACGCCCCCGCAGCCGTCGTAGTCCGCCTAACCCCCACCCCCGCGTGA
- a CDS encoding ABC transporter ATP-binding protein produces MTTLEARELVKDFHVRVGLRRIKLRAVDNVSFTLTPGRTVALVGESGSGKSTIARMIARLEKPSGGAITLTGPDGKRVPERQYRDNVQMVFQDPFASLNPFHTIEHHLARPLKLHGLPHEWNDVVQLLERVSLPGRDIAGRRPHELSGGQRQRVAIARALAPGAKVVVADEPVSMLDVSIRLGVLNLMARLQREENLAVLYITHDLATARHFSDDILVLYKGRVVERGPADEVILNPQHPYTKILASAAPNPEARGRNVNIDPADVERAGAAAAYDHNTGAWEEVAT; encoded by the coding sequence ATGACCACGTTGGAAGCTCGTGAGCTGGTCAAGGACTTCCACGTCCGGGTCGGCCTGCGGCGGATCAAGCTGCGTGCGGTGGACAACGTGTCGTTCACCCTCACCCCCGGCCGCACGGTCGCGCTGGTCGGCGAGTCCGGGTCGGGCAAGTCCACCATCGCCCGGATGATCGCCCGGCTGGAGAAGCCGAGCGGCGGCGCCATCACGTTGACCGGGCCGGACGGGAAGCGCGTGCCCGAGCGGCAGTACCGGGACAACGTGCAGATGGTGTTCCAGGACCCGTTCGCCTCGCTGAACCCGTTCCACACCATCGAGCACCACCTGGCCAGGCCGTTGAAGCTGCACGGCCTGCCGCACGAGTGGAACGACGTGGTGCAGCTGCTGGAACGCGTGTCGCTGCCCGGACGTGACATCGCCGGACGCCGTCCGCACGAGCTGTCCGGCGGTCAGCGGCAGCGCGTGGCGATCGCACGGGCGTTGGCGCCGGGCGCGAAGGTCGTGGTGGCGGACGAGCCGGTGTCGATGCTGGACGTGTCGATCCGGCTGGGCGTGCTGAACCTGATGGCCCGCCTGCAACGCGAGGAGAACCTGGCCGTCCTCTACATCACGCACGACCTGGCCACGGCGCGTCACTTCTCCGACGACATCCTCGTGCTCTACAAGGGGCGCGTGGTCGAGCGCGGGCCGGCCGACGAGGTGATCCTCAACCCGCAGCACCCGTACACCAAGATCCTGGCGTCCGCCGCGCCGAACCCCGAGGCCCGCGGTCGGAACGTGAACATCGACCCGGCCGACGTGGAACGGGCCGGAGCCGCCGCGGCGTACGACCACAACACCGGTGCCTGGGAGGAAGTCGCCACATGA
- a CDS encoding dipeptide/oligopeptide/nickel ABC transporter permease/ATP-binding protein: MTNLSAVTVEPSRGRAGWRSMLPRWSPKLGVGLALIALITFIGVIGPLLVGDPNTIRDISLTPPGGEFWLGTTQTGQDIVAQLAYATRGSLYIGVLVGVMATVLSALFGIIGSYIGGYVDEGFSLFSNVMLVIPGLPLVIVISAFVPADQRGSWTIAVVLAITGWAASARVLRAQTLSLRNRDYVAAAKVSGEKPWRVITVEILPNLLPLLASQFVFSVIYAILSEAGLSFLGLGASNSSTLGTMLYYAQNGFALQRDAWWWFVPPGLIIALFGCGLALVNFSIDEIINPKLRDIPRRRKVEAVRTPEPVERPDDDVVLTVDNLSVVYQVENPVHAVKDVSITLRRGEILGLAGESGCGKTTLAYAINRLHRPPAEVTTGAVTFHDRDGDDVDVLALTPEELRAFRWSKLSMVFQGAMNALNPVLSIRAQLEDVLTTHRPEMTKAERRAKCEEVLKLVGVDVRRLSSFPHELSGGMRQRVMIAMALLLDPQVMIMDEPTTALDVVVQRGILREILRLRDEIGFAVLFITHDLPLLLELADRIAVMKDGEVVEYAEAQRMFEQPAHPYTRQLLDSFPSLTGERGSFVRSGEQMTPVDRSGEPTPSGGVR; this comes from the coding sequence GTGACTAATCTCAGTGCTGTCACCGTCGAGCCTTCGCGCGGACGGGCCGGCTGGCGGTCGATGCTGCCGCGCTGGTCGCCGAAGCTCGGCGTCGGCCTGGCCCTGATCGCGCTGATCACGTTCATCGGCGTGATCGGCCCGTTGCTGGTCGGCGACCCGAACACCATCCGCGACATCAGCCTGACCCCGCCGGGCGGCGAGTTCTGGCTGGGCACCACGCAGACCGGCCAGGACATCGTGGCCCAGCTCGCGTACGCCACCAGGGGCTCCCTCTACATCGGCGTGCTCGTCGGCGTGATGGCGACCGTGCTGTCGGCGCTGTTCGGCATCATCGGCAGCTACATCGGCGGGTACGTGGACGAGGGCTTCTCCCTGTTCTCCAACGTGATGCTGGTGATCCCCGGCCTGCCGCTGGTGATCGTCATCTCCGCGTTCGTGCCCGCAGACCAGCGCGGCTCGTGGACGATCGCGGTGGTGCTGGCGATCACCGGCTGGGCCGCGTCGGCACGGGTGCTGCGCGCGCAGACGTTGTCGCTGCGCAACCGGGACTACGTGGCCGCGGCCAAGGTCTCCGGCGAGAAGCCGTGGCGCGTCATCACGGTCGAGATCCTGCCGAACCTGCTGCCGCTGCTGGCGTCGCAGTTCGTGTTCTCGGTGATCTACGCGATCCTGAGCGAGGCGGGCCTGTCGTTCCTCGGCCTGGGCGCGTCCAACTCGTCCACGCTCGGCACGATGCTCTACTACGCGCAGAACGGCTTCGCGCTGCAACGTGACGCGTGGTGGTGGTTCGTGCCGCCGGGCCTGATCATCGCCCTGTTCGGCTGTGGTCTGGCGCTGGTCAACTTCAGCATCGACGAGATCATCAACCCGAAGCTGCGGGACATCCCCCGGCGCCGCAAGGTGGAGGCCGTTCGCACGCCGGAGCCCGTCGAGCGTCCGGACGACGACGTGGTGCTGACCGTGGACAACCTGTCCGTCGTGTACCAGGTGGAGAACCCGGTGCACGCGGTCAAGGACGTGTCGATCACGTTGCGGCGCGGTGAGATCCTGGGCCTGGCCGGTGAGTCCGGCTGCGGCAAGACGACGCTCGCCTACGCGATCAACCGGCTGCACCGGCCGCCGGCCGAGGTGACGACCGGAGCGGTCACCTTCCACGACCGTGACGGCGACGACGTGGACGTGCTGGCGTTGACGCCCGAGGAACTGCGGGCGTTCCGCTGGTCGAAGCTGTCCATGGTGTTCCAGGGCGCGATGAACGCGCTGAACCCGGTCCTGTCGATCCGGGCGCAGCTGGAGGACGTGCTCACCACGCACCGGCCGGAGATGACCAAGGCCGAGCGGCGCGCGAAGTGCGAGGAAGTGCTGAAGCTGGTCGGCGTGGACGTGCGGCGGCTCAGCTCGTTCCCGCACGAGCTGTCCGGCGGCATGCGGCAGCGCGTGATGATCGCGATGGCGCTGCTGCTCGACCCGCAGGTCATGATCATGGACGAGCCGACCACCGCGCTGGACGTGGTCGTGCAGCGCGGCATCCTGCGCGAGATCCTGCGGCTGCGCGACGAGATCGGCTTCGCCGTCCTGTTCATCACGCACGACCTGCCGCTGCTCCTCGAACTCGCCGACCGCATCGCGGTGATGAAGGACGGCGAGGTCGTCGAGTACGCGGAGGCGCAGCGGATGTTCGAGCAGCCCGCGCACCCGTACACCCGCCAGCTGCTCGACTCGTTCCCCAGCCTGACCGGCGAACGCGGCTCGTTCGTCCGCTCCGGCGAGCAGATGACGCCGGTCGACCGGTCCGGCGAGCCCACCCCGTCCGGAGGCGTCCGATGA
- a CDS encoding ABC transporter permease — MRYYARKFAFYLVALWAALTLNFFIPRLMPGNPVDILMAKLAQRGGTVDPSARRAYELLLGTNSGESLLSQYTSYLGNMFRGDLGISVSSFPTPVSQIIGEALPWTLMLVGIATFLSFVLGIALGAFVGWRRGTWLDSLVPATTVLAAVPYFWLALILVAVLSSAWGWFPLQGGYDVVLWPGWNADFIGSAIYYGTLPALTIVISSVGGWLLGMRNMMVSTTAEDYVLTAQAKGLRDSRIMIKYAARNAVLPSVAGFAISLGFVVAGSIITEQVFSYPGIGSKLLQAVQNNDYALMQGIFLVITVAVLGANLVVDLLYALIDPRTRVSG, encoded by the coding sequence ATGAGGTACTACGCCCGAAAGTTCGCGTTCTACCTGGTCGCCCTCTGGGCGGCGCTGACGCTGAACTTCTTCATCCCGAGGCTCATGCCGGGCAACCCGGTGGACATCCTGATGGCGAAGCTGGCGCAACGCGGCGGAACCGTGGACCCATCGGCCCGCAGGGCGTACGAGCTGCTGCTCGGCACGAACAGCGGTGAATCGCTCCTAAGTCAGTACACCTCTTATCTCGGCAACATGTTCCGCGGTGATCTGGGCATATCGGTGAGCTCGTTCCCCACACCGGTGTCCCAGATCATCGGGGAGGCCTTGCCCTGGACCCTGATGCTGGTCGGGATCGCGACGTTCCTGTCGTTCGTCCTCGGCATCGCCCTGGGCGCGTTCGTCGGCTGGCGGCGCGGCACCTGGCTGGACAGCCTGGTGCCCGCCACCACCGTGCTCGCCGCGGTGCCGTACTTCTGGCTGGCCCTGATCCTGGTCGCGGTGCTGTCCTCGGCGTGGGGCTGGTTCCCGCTCCAGGGCGGCTACGACGTGGTCCTCTGGCCCGGCTGGAACGCCGACTTCATCGGCTCGGCGATCTACTACGGCACGCTGCCCGCGTTGACCATCGTCATCTCGTCCGTCGGCGGCTGGCTGCTGGGGATGCGCAACATGATGGTGTCCACCACGGCCGAGGACTACGTGCTCACCGCGCAGGCCAAGGGTCTGCGGGACTCCCGGATCATGATCAAGTACGCGGCCCGCAACGCGGTGCTGCCGTCGGTGGCCGGCTTCGCGATCTCGCTCGGGTTCGTGGTGGCCGGCTCCATCATCACCGAGCAGGTGTTCTCCTACCCGGGTATCGGGTCGAAGCTCCTGCAAGCGGTGCAGAACAACGACTACGCCCTCATGCAGGGCATCTTCCTCGTGATCACGGTCGCCGTGCTCGGCGCGAACCTCGTGGTCGACCTGCTGTACGCCCTCATCGACCCGCGCACCCGCGTCAGCGGCTGA
- a CDS encoding ABC transporter substrate-binding protein — protein MFLKARRFSRTRMAAAGLAAVAMLATACGGSDTAGDANKDTLIVYTGQSGDWQLNFNPFSPTQIEGPGTIFEPLFFFNNIRDVEPRPRLGKSFKWNADGTQLDVALRDDAKWTDGQKFTAKDVVFTLDMITKNPAMNGTGYKGVATAVDDTNVSIKFTEPSFMEGPQVLGKIFMVPEHKWKDMSNPSTDVVKEPVGTGPFMLDEFKGQAFTLKANAGYHSGEPALKKVRYLALSGNQSGEAALKAGQIDWQTGPVPDIKDVEKNYPGYKAITIPMNQTALFTCSNAALGCQGPQTDVAVRKAIYYAINRTQINALAFENTASEVSPGAALLERDKDQISAKLQEKTAPMQPDEAKATQLLESAGYAKGSDGVYAKDGKPLAMTLKVVAGWTDYITAVDTMTQQLQKVGIKITAQQVSWNEWSDARGRGEFELLIDALHQGPAPDPFYNASYFYSTATTAKVGEAANPNFSRFSNPAVDAALTALKGVDPEDTAARQPYFDTIQTEIEKSIPYIPVLTGGTTSEYNAKKFTGWPTKDDLYAFPAIWARPEASEIYLKLKPAGQ, from the coding sequence ATGTTCCTGAAGGCAAGGCGCTTCTCACGGACGCGCATGGCGGCGGCCGGACTGGCCGCGGTCGCCATGCTGGCTACTGCGTGTGGCGGGTCGGACACGGCAGGCGACGCGAACAAGGACACGCTGATCGTGTACACCGGCCAGTCCGGTGACTGGCAGCTGAACTTCAACCCGTTCTCGCCGACCCAGATCGAGGGTCCCGGCACGATCTTCGAGCCGCTGTTCTTCTTCAACAACATCCGCGACGTCGAGCCGCGGCCCCGCTTGGGCAAGAGCTTCAAGTGGAACGCGGACGGCACCCAGCTCGACGTCGCGCTGCGTGACGACGCGAAGTGGACCGACGGGCAGAAGTTCACCGCCAAGGACGTCGTCTTCACCCTGGACATGATCACCAAGAACCCGGCCATGAACGGCACGGGCTACAAGGGCGTGGCCACCGCGGTCGACGACACGAACGTGTCGATCAAGTTCACCGAGCCGTCCTTCATGGAGGGCCCGCAGGTCCTCGGCAAGATCTTCATGGTCCCGGAGCACAAGTGGAAGGACATGTCGAACCCGTCGACCGATGTCGTGAAGGAGCCCGTCGGCACCGGCCCCTTCATGCTGGACGAGTTCAAGGGTCAGGCGTTCACGCTCAAGGCGAACGCCGGCTACCACTCCGGTGAGCCGGCGCTGAAGAAGGTCCGCTACCTCGCGCTGTCCGGCAACCAGTCCGGTGAGGCCGCGCTGAAGGCCGGCCAGATCGACTGGCAGACCGGTCCGGTCCCGGACATCAAGGACGTCGAGAAGAACTACCCGGGCTACAAGGCCATCACCATCCCGATGAACCAGACGGCCCTGTTCACCTGCTCGAACGCCGCCCTCGGCTGCCAGGGCCCGCAGACCGACGTGGCCGTCCGCAAGGCGATCTACTACGCGATCAACCGGACCCAGATCAACGCGCTGGCGTTCGAGAACACCGCGAGCGAGGTCTCCCCGGGCGCGGCGCTGCTGGAGCGGGACAAGGACCAGATCTCCGCCAAGCTCCAGGAGAAGACCGCGCCGATGCAGCCGGACGAGGCCAAGGCCACGCAGCTGCTGGAGAGCGCCGGCTACGCCAAGGGCTCCGACGGCGTCTACGCCAAGGACGGCAAGCCGCTGGCCATGACCCTCAAGGTCGTCGCCGGCTGGACCGACTACATCACCGCTGTCGACACGATGACGCAGCAGCTCCAGAAGGTCGGCATCAAGATCACCGCGCAGCAGGTCTCCTGGAACGAGTGGTCCGACGCGCGCGGTCGCGGCGAGTTCGAGCTGCTGATCGACGCACTGCACCAGGGTCCGGCCCCCGACCCGTTCTACAACGCTTCCTACTTCTACAGCACCGCGACCACGGCCAAGGTCGGCGAGGCGGCGAACCCGAACTTCTCGCGCTTCTCCAACCCCGCAGTGGACGCCGCGCTCACCGCGCTGAAGGGCGTCGACCCGGAGGACACCGCGGCCCGGCAGCCGTACTTCGACACCATCCAGACGGAGATCGAGAAGTCGATCCCGTACATCCCCGTGCTGACCGGCGGCACGACCAGCGAGTACAACGCGAAGAAGTTCACCGGCTGGCCCACCAAGGACGACCTCTACGCGTTCCCCGCCATCTGGGCGCGCCCCGAGGCCTCCGAGATCTACCTGAAGCTCAAGCCGGCCGGCCAGTGA
- a CDS encoding ROK family transcriptional regulator — MSGPARATQHASSKSAVLDVIRAAGTISRVGLINATGFTGATISTVVRKLIDEGLVVETGRAESTGGKRRVLLQLNHSSRYAVGVHLDHAGITYVLTNLGGSVVARISRAGAGAAEPQTVVGRMAAEVKGLIDGVGVEHNRVLGLGLVSPGPLSSNTGMGLTPPAMRKWEDFPLGQALEQATSLPVVLDNDATAAALGEHWSGGIGGTAISAALYMGTGIGAGLIINGITYRGSSGNAGEIGHICVDADGPECWCGARGCVEALAGPSAVVAAARADAALAGAAGLTGRAKSVSSDFAAVSRAARRGEPAALAILERSARYIAVAARTLANIMDLEVLVLTGPSFAIAGSVYLPVVRDELERTFFSRAAHGVDVRLSRSAATASAIGGAALVLQSELVPLHEGFRLPENLSDSEPAALPASGA, encoded by the coding sequence GTGAGCGGACCGGCGCGGGCGACGCAACACGCGAGCAGCAAGTCCGCGGTGCTCGACGTGATCCGCGCCGCGGGCACGATCAGCCGCGTCGGGCTGATCAACGCCACCGGTTTCACCGGCGCCACCATCTCGACCGTCGTCCGCAAGCTCATCGACGAGGGCCTGGTCGTGGAGACCGGGCGCGCGGAGTCGACCGGCGGCAAGCGTCGGGTGCTGCTCCAGCTCAACCACTCCTCCCGCTACGCCGTGGGCGTGCACCTCGACCATGCGGGCATCACGTACGTGCTGACCAATCTCGGCGGTTCGGTCGTCGCGCGCATTTCGAGGGCGGGCGCCGGCGCGGCGGAACCGCAGACCGTGGTGGGCCGGATGGCGGCCGAGGTGAAGGGCCTGATCGACGGCGTGGGGGTCGAGCACAACCGCGTGCTGGGCCTCGGCCTCGTGTCCCCCGGGCCGCTCAGCTCGAACACCGGCATGGGCCTGACCCCGCCGGCCATGCGCAAGTGGGAGGACTTCCCGCTCGGCCAGGCGTTGGAGCAGGCCACGAGCCTGCCGGTGGTGCTGGACAACGACGCGACGGCGGCGGCGCTCGGTGAGCACTGGTCCGGCGGTATCGGCGGGACGGCCATCTCGGCGGCGCTGTACATGGGGACCGGGATCGGCGCGGGCCTGATCATCAACGGCATCACGTATCGCGGGAGCAGCGGGAACGCCGGGGAGATCGGCCACATCTGCGTGGACGCGGACGGGCCGGAGTGCTGGTGCGGCGCGCGTGGGTGCGTGGAGGCGCTGGCCGGCCCGTCGGCGGTGGTGGCGGCGGCTCGTGCGGACGCGGCGTTGGCCGGTGCGGCGGGGTTGACCGGGCGGGCGAAGTCGGTGTCGTCGGACTTCGCGGCGGTGAGCCGGGCGGCGCGGCGGGGTGAGCCGGCCGCGTTGGCGATCCTGGAGCGTTCGGCGCGGTACATCGCGGTGGCGGCGCGGACGTTGGCGAACATCATGGACCTGGAGGTCCTGGTGCTGACGGGGCCGAGCTTCGCGATCGCCGGGTCCGTCTACCTGCCCGTGGTGCGCGACGAGCTGGAGCGGACGTTCTTCTCTCGGGCGGCGCACGGCGTCGACGTACGACTGTCCCGTTCGGCCGCTACTGCGTCGGCGATCGGCGGGGCGGCACTTGTGCTGCAGTCCGAACTCGTGCCGCTGCACGAGGGCTTCAGGCTCCCGGAAAACCTGTCCGACTCGGAGCCGGCCGCCCTGCCCGCCTCAGGGGCCTGA
- a CDS encoding ThuA domain-containing protein has protein sequence MKALVVRGGWDGHSPVEATDAFLPFLRSSGFSVDVSDSLEVYDAGLGVYDLIVQCWSDGELTDDQFACLDAAVRAGTGLAGWHGGLVDSFRHSREYMRLVGGQFVAHPGGFVDHRIEITSTHPIVEGLAGFPLRTEQYWVLTDGLNDVHATTTFAAESPWHAQLTVPAVWTRRWGAGRIFACTIGHFPADLALPPVRTMVERGLLWVARPAR, from the coding sequence GTGAAGGCACTCGTGGTTCGTGGTGGTTGGGACGGGCACTCGCCGGTGGAGGCGACCGACGCGTTCCTGCCGTTCCTGAGGTCCTCGGGTTTCTCGGTGGACGTGTCGGATTCGCTGGAGGTCTACGACGCGGGCCTGGGTGTCTACGACTTGATCGTGCAGTGCTGGAGCGACGGTGAGCTGACCGATGATCAGTTCGCGTGCCTGGACGCCGCGGTGCGCGCCGGCACGGGCCTGGCCGGTTGGCACGGCGGCCTGGTCGACTCGTTCCGCCACTCCCGTGAGTACATGCGGTTGGTGGGCGGGCAGTTCGTGGCTCACCCCGGAGGCTTCGTGGACCACCGGATCGAGATCACGTCCACCCACCCGATCGTGGAAGGTCTCGCCGGCTTCCCGCTGCGCACCGAGCAGTACTGGGTGCTCACCGACGGCCTCAACGACGTCCACGCGACCACCACGTTCGCCGCCGAGTCCCCGTGGCACGCGCAACTGACCGTGCCGGCGGTGTGGACGAGGCGCTGGGGCGCGGGCCGGATCTTCGCCTGCACCATCGGCCACTTCCCGGCGGACCTGGCCCTGCCACCCGTGCGAACCATGGTCGAACGAGGCCTCCTCTGGGTCGCCCGCCCCGCGCGCTGA
- a CDS encoding ArsR/SmtB family transcription factor translates to MDADPDLFKAIGDATRRTILDELTEKDGQTLFEICGRLTMRHGLASSRQAISQHLAVLEQAGLVHTRRQGRYKFHHIDTSPLRSIVERWPIDREAPNP, encoded by the coding sequence ATGGACGCGGACCCCGACCTGTTCAAGGCCATCGGCGACGCGACCCGCCGCACGATCCTGGACGAGCTGACCGAAAAGGACGGTCAGACGCTGTTCGAGATCTGCGGCCGACTGACCATGAGGCACGGCCTGGCCTCCTCGCGCCAGGCCATCTCCCAGCACCTCGCGGTGCTCGAACAAGCCGGCCTGGTGCACACCCGGCGGCAGGGCCGGTACAAGTTCCACCACATCGACACGAGCCCGCTGCGCTCGATCGTCGAGCGGTGGCCCATCGACCGAGAGGCACCGAACCCGTGA
- a CDS encoding VOC family protein: MIRINITSVYVDDQAKALAFYTEKLGFTKKTDVPAGEYRWLTVSSPADPDGVELLLEPEGHPAARPFKEALVADGIPFTQFAVDDVYAEVERLKGLGVVFTQDATDMGPVVTAVLDDTCGNLIQLATMK, from the coding sequence GTGATCCGCATCAACATCACCAGCGTCTACGTGGACGACCAGGCCAAGGCGCTGGCGTTCTACACCGAGAAGCTCGGCTTCACCAAGAAGACCGACGTGCCCGCCGGCGAGTACCGCTGGCTCACCGTGTCCTCCCCCGCCGACCCCGACGGCGTCGAGCTGCTCCTCGAGCCGGAAGGCCACCCGGCGGCACGCCCGTTCAAGGAGGCCCTGGTCGCCGACGGCATCCCGTTCACCCAGTTCGCCGTGGACGACGTGTACGCCGAGGTCGAGCGGCTCAAGGGGTTGGGCGTCGTGTTCACCCAGGACGCGACCGACATGGGACCGGTGGTCACCGCCGTCCTCGACGACACCTGCGGCAACCTGATCCAGCTCGCCACCATGAAGTAG
- a CDS encoding TetR family transcriptional regulator gives MEFKRARKPEHVAQRRRTILETACAMLRERSVADISLRELSDRVGLAKSNVLRYFDSREAIFLEVLDEEWGAWLDEVEGALAPASDPVEVATTIATSLHRRRLMCELICGMAGVLERNISVDFARVFKRRATSHTDRLADLVRARVPVLDEPAARHFAKAVLVMTAGLWPHANPADAMAQVMREMGAPPPDEMFRVGLTEGLVTHLAGLVARA, from the coding sequence GTGGAGTTCAAGCGCGCCAGGAAGCCCGAGCACGTGGCGCAGCGGCGACGCACGATCCTCGAAACGGCGTGCGCGATGCTGCGGGAGCGGTCCGTCGCGGACATCAGCCTGCGTGAGCTGAGCGATCGGGTGGGGCTGGCCAAGTCGAACGTGCTGCGGTACTTCGACAGCCGGGAGGCGATCTTCCTGGAGGTGCTGGACGAGGAGTGGGGCGCCTGGCTGGACGAGGTGGAGGGCGCGCTGGCTCCGGCGTCCGACCCGGTCGAGGTGGCGACCACGATCGCGACCTCCCTGCACCGCCGGCGGCTGATGTGCGAGTTGATCTGCGGGATGGCCGGGGTGCTGGAGCGCAACATCTCGGTGGACTTCGCGCGCGTGTTCAAACGCCGGGCGACCTCGCACACCGACCGTCTGGCGGACCTCGTGCGGGCGCGCGTGCCGGTGCTGGACGAGCCCGCGGCGCGGCACTTCGCCAAGGCGGTGCTGGTGATGACGGCCGGCCTGTGGCCCCATGCGAACCCGGCCGACGCGATGGCGCAGGTCATGCGCGAGATGGGCGCACCGCCGCCCGACGAGATGTTCCGCGTCGGCCTGACCGAGGGCCTGGTCACCCACCTGGCCGGGCTGGTCGCGCGCGCCTGA